From a region of the Primulina eburnea isolate SZY01 chromosome 7, ASM2296580v1, whole genome shotgun sequence genome:
- the LOC140836636 gene encoding uncharacterized protein isoform X1 has product MPSGPKKRKAARKKETLGNNQSSIEEDSGSKLESINENTTKPAVDNDGLDSNKENSSLSVVEETDELVGNDHGEVLNSDKENPVVEAGMGLSCVDDSVVVVQESDQALLQNLHAHQISEQLEGLKKMVFEVLCEVDKTRTTLHELLDGFTKIQQIIVEQ; this is encoded by the exons ATGCCGTCTGGACCGAAGAAGAGGAAAGCTGCCAGGAAGAAGGAAACTCTAGGAAACAATCAATCATCTATTGAAG AAGACTCCGGTAGTAAACTCGAATCGATTAATGAAAACACAACAAAGCCTGCAGTTGATAATGATGGGTTGGACTCAAACAAAGAGAATTCATCTCTTTCTGTGGTTGAAGAGACGGATGAGTTGGTTGGCAATGACCATGGCGAAGTTTTGAACTCGGATAAAGAAAACCCAGTCGTTGAAGCTGGCATGGGATTAAGCTGTGTTGACGATAGTGTTGTGGTGGTTCAAGAATCTGATCAAGCTTTGTTGCAAAATTTGCACGCCCACCAGATTTCAGAGCAGTTGGAAGGATTGAAGAAGATGGTTTTTGAAGTACTCTGTGAAGTAGACAAAACGAGAACAACTCTTCATGAACTACTTGATGGTTTTACTAAAATTCAGCAGATTATTGTTGAGCAGTAA
- the LOC140836636 gene encoding uncharacterized protein isoform X2, protein MPSGPKKRKAARKKETLGNNQSSIEDSGSKLESINENTTKPAVDNDGLDSNKENSSLSVVEETDELVGNDHGEVLNSDKENPVVEAGMGLSCVDDSVVVVQESDQALLQNLHAHQISEQLEGLKKMVFEVLCEVDKTRTTLHELLDGFTKIQQIIVEQ, encoded by the exons ATGCCGTCTGGACCGAAGAAGAGGAAAGCTGCCAGGAAGAAGGAAACTCTAGGAAACAATCAATCATCTATTGAAG ACTCCGGTAGTAAACTCGAATCGATTAATGAAAACACAACAAAGCCTGCAGTTGATAATGATGGGTTGGACTCAAACAAAGAGAATTCATCTCTTTCTGTGGTTGAAGAGACGGATGAGTTGGTTGGCAATGACCATGGCGAAGTTTTGAACTCGGATAAAGAAAACCCAGTCGTTGAAGCTGGCATGGGATTAAGCTGTGTTGACGATAGTGTTGTGGTGGTTCAAGAATCTGATCAAGCTTTGTTGCAAAATTTGCACGCCCACCAGATTTCAGAGCAGTTGGAAGGATTGAAGAAGATGGTTTTTGAAGTACTCTGTGAAGTAGACAAAACGAGAACAACTCTTCATGAACTACTTGATGGTTTTACTAAAATTCAGCAGATTATTGTTGAGCAGTAA
- the LOC140836637 gene encoding uncharacterized protein, whose translation MASGSLGRGGNSGSKGFGFGSDDILCSYEDYGSNQGGNNGTQADSFIGANSGKDVIFIVEMTMKKYSDDLMRFLEGISSRLSQLELHCYNLEKSIGEMHSDLVRDHDESETKLESLEKHIQEVHRSVQTLRDKQELADTQKELAKLQLAQKESSLASNTQENEGKASPPPSEAKKSENSCDVHGRQQLAFVPVPHQVVPQLAQAVEHQQPTTGVPSSIPSQTISQAPTFSLPSQLTNQPVLSQTPQNHYLVTQSQLQDFSRMALQPTQSQLQDFSRVAPQQAQSQLNQSSQIQSLAPYQQPWPQQQQQPVPPSIQPVMQPTIRSPSPPVYSSYLPNQSNQSPAEMIPSSIPMQVSFAVASQPGSVGPETIPYGYGAASRPIQPHPSIQNLKVSFISQSGDGYVHSGPRPTLPPGTAYMMFDGEGGRMHNLPPQPHFHQGGYPPTSSSLNLLRVPSANMVVPQSHPHSELIEKVVSMGYRGDHVVGILQWMGENGQPIDFNSVLDRLNGHSSGGSQRTWSG comes from the exons ATGGCATCTGGGTCGTTGGGTCGAGGAGGCAATTCTGGCTCCAAAGGGTTCGGCTTCGGGTCTGACGATATCCTTTGCTCATACGAGGATTACGGCAGCAATCAGGGTGGGAATAATGGAACTCAAGCCGATTCTTTTATTGGAGCGAATTCCGGGAAG GatgttatatttattgttgaaaTGACCATGAAGAAGTACTCTGACGATCTCATGCGTTTCCTTGAGGGAATCAGCTCACGGCTGTCACAGTTGGAATTGCATTGCTACAATCTTGAGAAGTCTATCGGAGAAATGCATTCTGACTTAGTTCGTGATCATGATGAATCGGAGACAAAACTCGAGTCTCTGGAAAAGCACATTCAAGAG GTTCACAGGTCTGTACAAACCCTAAGGGATAAGCAGGAACTCGCTGATACTCAGAAAGAGCTAGCTAAGCTTCAGCTTGCACAGAAGGAATCCTCTTTAGCTAGTAACACTCAAGAGAATGAAGGGAAAGCCTCGCCACCTCCCTCTGAAGCAAAGAAAAGTGAGAACTCTTGTGATGTGCATGGTCGGCAGCAATTGGCTTTTGTGCCCGTGCCCCATCAGGTAGTCCCTCAACTTGCCCAAGCAGTCGAGCATCAGCAGCCTACTACAGGAGTTCCATCATCGATCCCTTCTCAAACAATTTCCCAAGCGCCGACATTTTCCTTGCCTTCTCAATTGACCAATCAACCAGTCCTATCCCAAACACCTCAAAATCATTATCTGGTTACACAATCTCAACTTCAAGATTTCTCGAGGATGGCGCTGCAGCCGACACAATCTCAACTTCAGGACTTCTCTAGGGTTGCGCCACAGCAGgcgcaatcccaactcaaccaGAGCTCTCAGATTCAGTCATTAGCTCCATATCAGCAACCATGGCCCCAGCAACAACAACAGCCTGTTCCACCATCCATTCAGCCAGTTATGCAACCAACTATTAGATCCCCATCACCTCCTGTTTACTCGTCCTATTTGCCTaaccaatccaatcaatcaccTGCAGAAATGATTCCCAGTAGTATACCTATGCAAGTCTCTTTTGCTGTAGCATCCCAACCTGGTTCTGTAGGTCCAGAGACAATACCTTATGGTTATGGTGCCGCAAGCAGACCGATTCAACCGCATCCTTCAATTCAAAATCTCAAGGTTAGTTTTATTTCGCAATCGGGAGACGGATATGTGCATAGTGGGCCTCGTCCAACACTCCCCCCTGGAACTGCCTATATGATGTTTGATGGTGAAGGAGGAAGGATGCATAATCTGCCCCCACAACCTCATTTCCATCAAGGTGGTTACCCTCCTACAAGTTCCTCTCTGAACCTATTGCGTGTACCAAGTGCTAATATGGTAGTTCCTCAGAGTCATCCCCACAGTGAGTTGATTGAGAAGGTGGTGAGCATGGGTTACAGGGGTGATCACGTTGTTGGCATCCTTCAGTGGATGGGGGAGAATGGTCAGCCTATTGATTTCAATTCTGTGCTCGACAGGTTGAATGGGCATTCTTCTGGTGGTTCTCAGAGAACATGGTCTGGATAA
- the LOC140836638 gene encoding callose synthase 12-like — protein MNQRPQPLSAKNDDVYNIIPIHNLLDDHPSLRFPEVRAAAAALRAVGDLRRPPFSTWEPHYDLLDWLALFFGFQASNVNNQREHLVLHLSNAQMRLSPPPDNIDTLDPAVLRRFRRRLLKNYTSWCSYLNLKSNIWLSDSSRNASGDHRRELLYVSLYLLIWGESANIRFVPECICYIFHNIAMELNKILEDYIDENTGRPFLPSVSGENAYLNKIVKPIYDTIKAEVDNSRNGTAPHSAWRNYDDINEYFWSKRCFEKLKWPIDLGSNFFVRGHKGKKVGKTGFVEQRSFWNLFRSFDKLWIMLILFLQVAIIVAWQETTFPWQALKDTRIQVRCLTVFFTWSALRFLQSMLDAGMQYSLVTRETKSLGIRMVLKSLVAAAWIVVFGVFYGRILSKRNADRGWTSAAKNRIVNFLQVAVVFIAPELLAFALFVLPWIRNFLENTNWKLFYLLSWWFQSKTFVGRGLREGLVDNVKYTLFWIVVLATKFAFSYFMQIKPLIAPTKTLLDLKNIDYEWHEFFGHSNRFAVGLLWLPVILIYLMDIQIWYSIYSSFVGAAVGLFDHLGEIRNMQQLRLRFQFFASAIQFNLMPEEQLLNARGTFSSKIKDAIHRLKLRYGLGRPFKKLESNQVEAYKFALIWNEIINIFREEDIVSDHEVELLELPQNDDKDPKCNWEIRVIQWPCLLLCNELLLALSQAKELVDAPDRWLWYKIGKTEYRRCAVIESYDSLRHFLLAIVKYDSEERSIIRIFFQEIDEWIRLEKFTKNYNMTALHRIHEKVVHLLDLVLKPNKDADKVVNSLQALYETAIRDFLKEKRSNDQLKEDGLAPQGTMSDRLLFQNAVELPSASNDKFYRRVRRLHTILTSRDSMQKVPENLEARRRIAFFSNSLFMNMPHAPQVEKMMAFSVLTPYYSEEVLYSKEHLRTENEDGISTLFYLKTIYADDWRNFLERMRREGMVSEKELWTNRLRDLRLWASYRGQTLTRTVRGMMYYYRALEMLAFLDSASEMDMREGSQQLDSMRHSNNVDGLSSERSPSSRSLSRANSSVSLLFKGHERGTALMKYTYVVACQIYGSQKAKKDPHAEEILYLMKTNEALRVAYVDEVLSGRDEKDYYSVLVKFDQKLQREVEIYRVKLPGPVKLGEGKPENQNHAIIFTRGDAVQTIDMNQDNYFEEALKIRNLLEEFTRYYGIRKPTILGVREHIFTGSVSSLAWFMSAQEMSFVTLGQRVLANPLKVRMHYGHPDVFDRFWFLTRGGISKASRVINISEDIFAGFNCTLRGGNVTHHEYIQVGKGRDVGLNQISMFEAKVASGNGEQILSRDVYRLGHRLDFFRMLSFFYTTVGFFFNTMMILLTVYAFLWGRLYLALSGVEGSALANNADDNKALGTILNQQFIIQLGLFTALPMVVQSSLEFGFLNALWDFITMQLQLSSIFYTFSMGTRGHYFGRTVLHGGAKYRATGRGFVVQHKSFAENYRLYARSHFVKAIELGLILTVYASYSPVATGTFVYIALTISSWFLVVSWILGPFIFNPSGFDWLKTVYDFDEFMNWIWYRGGVFTKSEQSWEKWWDEEQDHLRTTGLWGKVLEIILDLRFFFFQFGIVYQLGIAAGSKSIAVYLLSWIYVVVALVLYMVVAYARDKYAAKEHVYYRLVQFLVIILVIVVIITLLEFTHFKFIDIFTSLLAFVPTGWGFISIAQVLRPFLEKTMLWQVVVSLARLYDIMFGVIVMAPVALLSWLPGFQNMQTKILFNQAFSRGLHISQIVAGKKPKADL, from the coding sequence ATGAATCAACGGCCTCAGCCACTCTCTGCCAAGAACGACGACGTATACAACATCATCCCCATTCACAATCTCCTCGACGACCACCCTTCGCTCCGTTTCCCGGAAGTCCGGGCCGCTGCGGCCGCACTTCGGGCCGTCGGTGACCTGAGAAGGCCGCCTTTCTCAACATGGGAGCCTCACTACGACCTTCTTGACTGGCTCGCGCTCTTCTTTGGTTTCCAAGCTTCAAATGTCAACAACCAGAGGGAGCATCTCGTACTCCATCTGTCCAATGCTCAGATGCGCCTCTCTCCGCCTCCGGACAACATTGATACTCTTGACCCTGCCGTCCTCCGCCGCTTCCGCCGCAGGCTCTTGAAAAATTACACTAGCTGGTGCTCTTACCTCAACCTCAAGTCCAACATCTGGCTATCTGATTCCTCTCGGAACGCCTCCGGGGATCACCGCCGTGAACTTTTATATGTTTCTCTTTATTTGCTTATTTGGGGTGAGTCTGCCAATATACGTTTTGTCCCGGAATGCATTTGTTATATATTTCATAACATCGCTATGGAATTGAACAAAATCTTGGAGGATTACATTGATGAGAACACTGGGAGGCCTTTTTTACCGTCTGTTTCTGGAGAGAACGCCTATTTGAATAAAATTGTGAAGCCAATTTATGATACAATCAAAGCTGAGGTGGATAATAGTAGGAATGGTACAGCTCCGCACTCTGCTTGGAGGAATTACGATGATATAAATGAGTATTTCTGGAGTAAGCGGTGTTTTGAGAAGCTTAAGTGGCCCATTGACCTGGGGAGTAATTTCTTTGTTAGGGGCCATAAGGGGAAGAAAGTGGGGAAGACTGGGTTTGTTGAGCAGAGGTCGTTTTGGAATCTGTTTAGGAGTTTTGATAAGTTATGGATCATGTTGATTCTGTTTCTTCAAGTAGCAATTATTGTGGCATGGCAGGAAACCACGTTTCCGTGGCAGGCACTGAAGGATACACGCATTCAGGTCAGATGCTTGACTGTGTTTTTCACGTGGAGTGCACTGAGGTTCTTGCAGTCGATGCTGGATGCTGGAATGCAATATAGTCTGGTGACGAGGGAGACTAAATCTTTGGGAATTAGGATGGTTTTGAAAAGTTTGGTTGCAGCTGCCTGGATTGTGGTGTTTGGTGTGTTCTACGGAAGGATATTGAGTAAGAGAAATGCTGATAGGGGTTGGACATCTGCTGCAAAAAACAGAATTGTAAATTTTCTTCAGGTCGCTGTGGTTTTTATTGCCCCAGAGCTGTTAGCCTTCGCCTTGTTTGTTCTTCCGTGGATTAGAAATTTTTTGGAGAATACAAATTGGAAGTTATTTTATTTGTTGTCCTGGTGGTTCCAGAGCAAGACATTCGTGGGTCGGGGCCTTAGGGAAGGTCTTGTGGACAATGTAAAGTACACCCTTTTCTGGATTGTGGTGCTTGCAACAAAATTTGCTTTCAGTTACTTCATGCAGATTAAGCCTTTGATTGCTCCCACAAAGACATTGTTAGATCTCaaaaatattgattatgagtggCATGAGTTCTTTGGTCACAGTAACCGATTTGCTGTGGGACTGTTGTGGCTCCCAGTTATTTTGATCTACCTCATGGATATACAGATTTGGTATTCGATTTACTCTTCATTTGTTGGTGCAGCAGTTGGGTTGTTTGATCACTTGGGTGAGATTCGTAACATGCAGCAATTGAGGTTGAGGTTTCAGTTCTTCGCTAGTGCTATTCAGTTTAATCTGATGCCTGAAGAGCAGCTTTTGAATGCGAGAGGAACATTTAGCAGCAAAATCAAAGATGCCATCCACCGGTTGAAACTGAGATACGGGCTAGGACGGCCCTTCAAAAAGCTAGAATCCAACCAGGTGGAGGCTTACAAATTTGCCTTGATATGGAatgaaataattaatatattcaGGGAGGAAGACATTGTCTCTGACCATGAGGTGGAGCTATTAGAGCTGCCTCAAAATGATGACAAGGATCCAAAATGTAACTGGGAAATTCGAGTGATTCAATGGCCATGCTTACTTCTGTGTAATGAGCTGTTGCTTGCTCTCAGCCAGGCTAAAGAGTTGGTAGATGCTCCTGATCGGTGGCTTTGGTACAAGATAGGCAAGACCGAGTATCGGCGATGTGCAGTCATCGAATCTTATGACAGTTTGAGGCACTTTTTGCTGGCCATTGTTAAATATGATTCTGAGGAGCGTTCAATAATCAGAATCTTTTTTCAAGAAATTGATGAGTGGATTCGGCTGGAGAAATTTACGAAAAACTACAACATGACAGCACTCCACAGAATCCATGAGAAGGTTGTCCATCTTTTAGATCTTGTACTCAAGCCTAATAAAGATGCCGATAAGGTGGTGAATTCTCTTCAGGCACTTTATGAGACTGCAATTAGAGATTTCCTGAAAGAGAAGAGAAGCAATGACCAGCTAAAGGAAGATGGTCTGGCTCCTCAAGGAACAATGTCTGATAGATTGCTTTTTCAAAATGCTGTTGAGTTACCGAGCGCAAGCAATGATAAATTCTATCGTAGAGTTCGGCGGTTGCACACAATTCTGACATCTCGGGATTCAATGCAAAAGGTGCCTGAAAATCTTGAGGCAAGACGCCGGATTGccttcttcagcaattccttgttCATGAACATGCCCCATGCTCCACAAGTTGAGAAAATGATGGCCTTCAGTGTACTGACTCCATATTACAGTGAGGAGGTATTATACAGCAAGGAACACCTTCGAACTGAGAATGAAGATGGGATTTCCACGCTTTTCTACTTGAAGACCATCTACGCCGATGATTGGAGAAATTTCTTGGAGAGGATGCGGCGAGAAGGGATGGTAAGTGAAAAAGAATTGTGGACAAATAGATTGAGAGATCTTCGACTTTGGGCATCATATAGAGGCCAGACACTGACTCGCACTGTGAGGGGAATGATGTACTATTATAGAGCCCTTGAAATGCTGGCTTTTCTAGATTCTGCTTCTGAGATGGACATGAGAGAAGGATCTCAACAACTTGATTCTATGAGGCATAGTAACAACGTGGATGGTTTAAGCTCAGAAAGATCACCCTCCTCGAGAAGTTTGAGCCGAGCTAATAGTTCAGTCAGCTTGTTGTTCAAAGGCCATGAGCGTGGGACTGCTTTGATGAAATACACTTATGTGGTAGCATGTCAGATTTATGGTTCTCAAAAGGCGAAAAAAGACCCCCATGCTGAGGAGATACTATATCTGATGAAAACTAACGAAGCACTTCGTGTTGCCTATGTTGATGAGGTGTTGTCAGGAAGGGATGAAAAAGATTATTACTCTGTCCTGGTGAAATTTGACCAGAAATTGCAGAGAGAAGTTGAGATATATCGTGTCAAGTTACCTGGTCCAGTGAAGCTTGGAGAGGGTAAACCGGAGAATCAGAATCATGCTATTATCTTCACCAGGGGAGATGCAGTTCAGACCATTGACATGAACCAGGACAACTATTTCGAAGAGGCTTTAAAGATCCGGAACCTTTTGGAGGAATTTACTCGCTACTATGGTATCCGGAAACCTACCATCTTGGGAGTTCGAGAACATATTTTTACAGGTTCTGTATCGTCACTTGCTTGGTTCATGTCTGCTCAGGAAATGAGTTTTGTCACCTTGGGGCAGCGGGTTTTAGCTAATCCCTTGAAAGTTCGGATGCATTACGGGCATCCCGATGTGTTTGACAGGTTTTGGTTTTTGACTCGAGGAGGGATAAGCAAAGCTTCCAGAGTGATTAATATCAGTGAGGATATTTTTGCTGGATTCAATTGCACGTTGCGAGGCGGAAATGTTACACACCATGAATATATCCAAGTAGGAAAGGGAAGGGATGTTGGGCTAAATCAAATTTCTATGTTTGAAGCTAAGGTTGCCAGTGGAAATGGTGAGCAAATTCTGAGCCGAGACGTGTACAGATTGGGTCATAGGCTGGACTTCTTTAGAATGCTCTCGTTCTTTTATACTACTGTTGGCTTTTTCTTCAATACCATGATGATTCTTCTTACTGTGTATGCCTTTTTGTGGGGCCGGCTTTATCTTGCCTTGAGTGGAGTAGAAGGTTCTGCATTAGCAAATAATGCAGATGATAATAAAGCACTTGGTACGATATTGAACCAGCAATTCATAATCCAACTTGGTCTCTTTACTGCCTTGCCAATGGTTGTGCAAAGTTCACTTGAATTTGGCTTTCTGAATGCTCTGTGGGACTTTATTACCATGCAGCTCCAGCTTTCTTCAATATTCTATACATTCTCCATGGGAACCCGTGGTCATTACTTTGGAAGGACTGTTCTGCATGGTGGTGCAAAATACCGTGCAACAGGGCGAGGTTTTGTGGTGCAGCATAAGAGTTTTGCTGAGAATTATAGATTGTATGCCCGAAGTCATTTTGTGAAGGCTATCGAACTTGGTTTGATACTCACAGTGTATGCTTCCTACAGCCCCGTAGCTACAGGCACTTTCGTGTACATAGCATTGACAATTTCCAGTTGGTTTTTAGTCGTTTCCTGGATTTTGGGTCCTTTCATTTTTAACCCTTCTGGTTTTGATTGGTTAAAAACTGTGTACGATTTCGATGAGTTTATGAACTGGATATGGTACAGGGGTGGCGTGTTCACGAAGTCTGAACAGAGCTGGGAAAAGTGGTGGGATGAAGAGCAAGATCATTTAAGGACAACTGGTCTTTGGGGAAAGGTACTGGAAATTATTTTGGATCTCCGTTTCTTCTTCTTTCAGTTTGGGATTGTGTATCAGTTGGGCATTGCTGCTGGAAGCAAGAGCATTGCTGTTTACTTGCTTTCATGGATCTATGTGGTTGTGGCTCTTGTACTTTATATGGTAGTAGCATATGCCCGTGACAAATATGCTGCAAAGGAACACGTCTACTATCGTTTGGTGCAGTTCCTTGTTATTATTCTTGTGATAGTTGTGATAATTACATTGCTGGAGtttactcatttcaaatttattgatATCTTCACAAGTTTACTGGCTTTTGTCCCCACCGGGTGGGGATTTATATCGATCGCACAGGTGCTAAGACCCTTTTTGGAGAAAACAATGCTCTGGCAGGTTGTTGTTTCGTTAGCTCGCTTGTATGACATAATGTTCGGAGTTATTGTGATGGCTCCTGTGGCCCTTTTATCATGGTTGCCTGGGTTCCAAAATATGCAGACTAAGATTCTTTTCAATCAAGCATTTAGTAGGGGCCTTCACATATCTCAGATTGTGGCAGGAAAAAAACCTAAGGCTGATCTGTGA
- the LOC140836639 gene encoding putative ubiquitin-conjugating enzyme E2 38 — protein MEVDSDILASDDSIPKESKHGEVFIEKNVINSTSIDASASLSPNSENFNESDMINQEDENEGDLDDEDDAFIDDCDVLEYCSDENYFYEDNDDDDYSSMQAQFDNVDIPPGVEASVTWLKDTSSNAPTRCGSASSSACVTASVPVPFNGKCEATVSGNSSMCIESSSSGKEKEVNGVDLLSKYEAFKQFDVVDDYSDHHYGNARIQGQEPSRAWTKKIQEEWKILEKDLPDSVFVRVYESRMDLLRAVITGPQGTPYHDGLFVFDVLFPPAYPDVPPMVYYYSGGLRLNPNLYDCGKVCLSLLNTWTGRDSEKWLPKSSTMLQVLVSIQALILNAKPFFNEPGYDTQYVGQEGERKSNSYNEDVFILSLKTMIYTLRRPPKHFEDLVSGHFRSHAHAILSACRAYMDGALVGSLVNGSVPDGTATQNMGSPCFKEAVGRMLNGLVSNFTRYGSQDCEQFRLQQ, from the exons ATGGAGGTTGATTCCGATATTTTGGCTTCCGACGACTCGATTCCGAAGGAGTCTAAACACGGTGAG GTGTTTATAGAGAAGAATGTCATTAATTCTACTAGCATAGATGCATCAGCATCTCTATCTCccaattcagagaattttaATGAGTCAGATATGATAAATCAGGAGGATGAGAATGAGGGTGATCTGGATGATGAAGATGATGCATTTATCGATGATTGTGATGTTTTGGAATATTGTAGTGACGAAAACTATTTTTATGAGgacaatgatgatgatgattacTCAAGTATGCAGGCACAATTCGACAATGTGGATATACCTCCTGGAGTGGAGGCATCAGTTACTTGGTTGAAGGACACGAGTTCCAATGCTCCTACGCGATGTGgatccgccagctcttctgcctGTGTGACAGCATCTGTCCCAGTTCCTTTTAATGGCAAATGTGAGGCCACTGTTTCAGGCAATTCATCAATGTGTATAGAATCTAGCTCTAGTGGGAAAGAGAAAGAAGTCAACGGGGTTGATCTTTTGAGCAAATATGAAGCTTTCAAGCAATttgatgttgttgatgattattCAGACCATCACTATGGCAATGCGCGCATCCAAGGGCAGGAG CCGTCCAGGGCATGGACTAAGAAAATCCAAGAGGAGTGGAAAATTTTGGAGAAGGATTTACCTG ATTCGGTATTCGTAAGAGTTTATGAATCAAGGATGGATCTTTTGAGGGCTGTTATTACAGGACCACAAGGCACTCCCTACCATGATGGTCTTTTTGTGTTTGATGTTCTGTTCCCTCCCGCATATCCTGATGTACCACCA ATGGTTTACTATTATTCTGGTGGCTTGCGGCTAAACCCTAACTTGTATGATTGTGGAAAAGTGTGCCTCAGTCTATTGAACACTTGGACTGGTAGAGACAGCGAAAAGTGGCTGCCGAAATCATCCACCATGTTGCAGGTATTGGTGTCTATTCAGGCTCTTATTTTGAATGCAAAGCCTTTCTTTAACGAGCCTGGATACGACACTCAGTATGTTGGCCAAGAAGGAGAGAGAAAATCCAATTCATATAACGAGGATGTATTCATTCTATCGTTGAAGACAATGATTTACACTCTTAGAAGGCCACCAAAG CATTTCGAGGATCTTGTGTCTGGCCATTTTCGTTCCCATGCCCATGCTATCCTATCTGCATGTAGAGCATATATGGATGGTGCTTTAGTTGGTTCCTTGGTCAATGGAAGCGTCCCAGATGGAACTGCAACTCAGAATATGGGATCGCCATGTTTTAAGGAAGCGGTTGGAAGAATGTTGAACGGTCTCGTTTCAAACTTCACAAGGTATGGCTCACAGGACTGTGAGCAGTTTCGCCTCCAACAGTAA
- the LOC140835989 gene encoding uncharacterized protein → MAENAVKEKPSTASSVKDNPDSPILLRLVGERRTWVCLFVSVYSMLLYLSWNLLTSVLNWYESESLAADSSSSSASSTVLSALYASLLLGMAFGVLSMVAALVVAVPATLVTWISVLVLLAFCGKPRRILVVEGKKLTAEIGGFVLKVLIKEGNIVAAVCAILGYFALVRNHKESLGGNQFE, encoded by the coding sequence ATGGCAGAAAACGCCGTGAAAGAAAAACCCTCCACAGCATCAAGTGTTAAGGACAATCCCGATTCGCCAATCCTACTGAGGCTCGTCGGCGAAAGAAGGACATGGGTTTGCCTGTTTGTGTCTGTTTACTCCATGTTACTTTACCTTTCTTGGAACCTCTTGACGTCAGTTCTTAATTGGTACGAATCTGAATCATTGGCTGCtgattcttcttcatcatcagctTCTTCAACTGTTTTGTCAGCTCTTTATGCGTCGCTTCTGTTGGGGATGGCTTTCGGGGTTCTTTCAATGGTGGCGGCGCTGGTCGTGGCTGTCCCGGCGACGCTGGTGACTTGGATATCTGTACTCGTGCTATTGGCTTTCTGTGGGAAGCCCAGGAGGATCTTGGTGGTGGAGGGTAAGAAATTGACGGCTGAGATCGGTGGTTTTGTTCTTAAAGTGTTGATCAAGGAAGGGAATATCGTGGCTGCTGTATGTGCGATTCTTGGGTACTTTGCTCTTGTTAGGAATCACAAAGAAAGCCTCGGAGGTAATCAATTTgaatga
- the LOC140835990 gene encoding transcription factor bHLH162-like, protein MGKTKLKSCSYIRGAAPKIERKVIEKNRRNRLKILYSELFSLLPSNQASREALALPDQIDETVKYIEDTKSKLQIMRQKKESLSRSNFRTPESILTTDQYQPTSTPFVEVQDMGPNMDVILANGLADYSMFLAIIHNFLRKDGAEVANANFSVRGSSSIHVLHDKVEKSKSSHGGETSTGRLKGLICGSSSSEVAESQLNVWDYGIESNIWDLVIQEVPFSQAGFY, encoded by the exons ATGGGAAAGACTAAGCTTAAATCATGTTCTTACATTCGTGGTGCTGCTCCGAAAATTGAAAGGAAAGTGATAGAGAAGAACAGGAGAAATCGACTCAAGATCCTTTACTCTGAGCTCTTTTCTCTTCTTCCCAGCAATCAAGCTTCCAGG GAAGCGTTGGCACTACCGGATCAGATAGATGAAACCGTGAAATATATAGAAGACACGAAGTCGAAGCTTCAGATTATGAGGCAAAAGAAGGAATCCCTGTCGCGATCAAACTTTAGAACACCCGAATCAATCCTCACTACTGACCAATATCAACCAACTTCAACACCTTTTGTTGAAGTTCAAGACATGGGACCGAATATGGACGTGATCTTAGCGAATGGGCTGGCGGATTACTCTATGTTTCTTGCCATTATCCATAATTTTCTTCGTAAAGATGGAGCGGAGGTCGCAAATGCTAACTTTTCTGTGCGTGGGAGCTCAAGTATCCATGTTCTCCATGACAAA GTGGAGAAGTCGAAATCAAGTCATGGAGGAGAAACATCTACAGGAAGGCTGAAGGGATTGATCTGCGGGAGTAGCAGCAGTGAAGTAGCGGAATCACAACTAAACGTGTGGGATTATGGCATAGAATCCAATATTTGGGATTTGGTTATCCAAGAAGTACCATTCTCGCAAGCAGGATTTTATTAG